In Sphingobacterium thalpophilum, a genomic segment contains:
- a CDS encoding GH92 family glycosyl hydrolase produces MISRIQFSVVLFFIYFNCYSQSKYVNPFIGAVTSGEKAETGGHGFGKTFPGAATPFGLTQVSPNTITGGDNGSGYNYEHTSIEGFAFTQMSGIGWYGDLGNFLVMPTTGELKTSAGSAEHPEKGYRSRFSKKDEKAGAGYYGVVLSDYHIKAEMTATPHSGMLRFTFPKHKKSRIQIDLARRVGGTSTEQYVKVVDNHTIQGWMKCTPEGGGWGNGDGKANYTVYFYAQFSKPFTDTGVWSCALPEGQKRKLEDVTSASYQEMVSKSVVTKNIGIMEGKHLGFYTEFPTQANEQVLMKAGISFVSMEGAKNNLETEIKDWNFNNVLEQMQKRWDDALGKIEVHGGTEDEKTVFYTALYHSMIDPRDFSDVDGKYVGGDGHIHQTKDFTKRTVFSGWDVFRSQFPLQTIINPTIVNDMINSLVTLAEESKQDYLERWEFLNAYSDCMIGNPAVSVITDAYMKGISNFDVEKAYKYARQTVEKFGNGEKGTTGEISTTLEYAYTEWCLSQLAKRLNKTADVDLYAHRAQSYRNLFDPTVGWFRPKEQDGTWSKWPETGRLTQNYGCVESNPYQQGWFVPHDVDGLAGLLGGKQKTIADLNSFFELAPQDMMWNNYYNHANEPVHHVPFLFNRLGAPWLTQKWTHEICSRAYHNSVYGLIGNEDVGQMSAWYVLAASGIHPICPGDTRYEITSPVFDTITFKLDPKYYPGAQFVIKTENNSPENRYIQKAELNGVPYNNCFIDHNEIMRGGTLVLFMGNEPNKQWGLSKIVESK; encoded by the coding sequence ATGATATCCCGTATTCAATTTAGTGTTGTTCTATTTTTTATCTATTTTAATTGCTATTCGCAATCTAAATACGTCAATCCGTTTATCGGTGCGGTTACCAGTGGTGAAAAAGCCGAAACCGGTGGGCATGGTTTCGGTAAAACTTTTCCAGGGGCAGCAACTCCATTTGGCTTAACACAGGTTAGCCCCAACACGATCACAGGTGGAGATAATGGTTCTGGATACAACTACGAGCATACCTCCATCGAAGGATTTGCCTTTACACAAATGAGTGGTATAGGCTGGTACGGTGATCTAGGTAATTTTTTAGTCATGCCGACCACAGGAGAGCTGAAAACTTCGGCAGGCAGTGCCGAACATCCGGAAAAAGGCTACCGCTCTCGTTTTTCCAAAAAAGATGAGAAAGCAGGTGCCGGTTACTATGGAGTGGTGCTTTCAGATTATCATATAAAAGCTGAAATGACCGCTACACCGCATAGCGGTATGCTTCGGTTTACCTTTCCCAAACATAAAAAGTCGCGGATTCAGATCGACTTAGCGCGGCGAGTAGGAGGTACATCTACGGAACAATATGTGAAAGTGGTGGACAATCATACCATCCAAGGATGGATGAAGTGCACGCCCGAAGGTGGAGGTTGGGGAAATGGTGATGGGAAGGCAAATTATACGGTCTATTTTTATGCCCAATTTAGTAAGCCTTTTACCGATACAGGAGTATGGAGTTGTGCCCTTCCAGAGGGGCAAAAACGGAAATTGGAAGATGTCACAAGTGCCAGTTATCAAGAGATGGTTTCCAAATCTGTCGTCACAAAAAATATCGGCATTATGGAAGGTAAACATTTGGGGTTTTATACCGAATTCCCTACACAAGCAAATGAGCAGGTCTTAATGAAAGCTGGAATTTCATTTGTCAGTATGGAGGGAGCCAAAAATAACCTTGAAACAGAAATCAAAGATTGGAACTTTAACAATGTATTGGAGCAAATGCAGAAACGATGGGATGATGCATTAGGGAAAATCGAGGTTCACGGCGGGACAGAAGACGAGAAAACTGTTTTTTACACAGCTTTGTATCATTCGATGATCGATCCGCGAGATTTCTCGGATGTAGATGGAAAATACGTTGGCGGTGACGGACATATTCACCAAACGAAAGATTTTACCAAGCGAACAGTATTTAGCGGCTGGGATGTTTTTCGAAGTCAGTTTCCTTTGCAAACGATTATTAATCCGACTATCGTAAATGATATGATCAATTCTTTGGTGACATTGGCCGAAGAAAGTAAACAGGATTATTTAGAACGTTGGGAATTTTTGAATGCGTATAGTGACTGTATGATCGGAAACCCTGCCGTATCAGTTATTACGGACGCCTATATGAAAGGGATATCCAACTTTGATGTAGAAAAAGCTTATAAATATGCGCGACAGACTGTTGAAAAATTTGGAAATGGAGAAAAGGGAACTACAGGAGAAATTTCAACGACATTGGAATACGCTTATACAGAATGGTGCCTGTCTCAATTAGCAAAACGATTAAATAAAACGGCTGATGTGGATTTATATGCTCATCGTGCGCAAAGTTATAGAAACCTATTTGATCCCACAGTCGGCTGGTTTCGACCGAAAGAACAAGATGGTACATGGAGTAAATGGCCAGAAACGGGCCGCTTAACCCAAAATTATGGCTGTGTTGAGAGCAATCCTTATCAGCAGGGATGGTTTGTCCCTCATGATGTGGATGGACTTGCAGGCCTTTTGGGTGGTAAGCAAAAAACCATCGCGGATCTCAATAGTTTTTTTGAACTCGCTCCGCAAGATATGATGTGGAATAATTATTATAATCATGCCAATGAACCGGTGCACCATGTGCCATTTCTATTTAATCGTTTAGGAGCGCCATGGCTCACGCAAAAATGGACGCATGAAATTTGTTCACGTGCCTATCATAATTCAGTTTATGGTTTAATTGGTAATGAAGATGTAGGGCAAATGTCGGCTTGGTATGTATTGGCGGCGTCTGGAATACATCCTATTTGCCCAGGCGACACACGTTATGAGATTACAAGTCCTGTGTTTGATACGATCACCTTTAAACTTGATCCAAAATATTATCCTGGGGCACAGTTTGTAATCAAAACAGAAAATAACTCGCCTGAAAATCGCTACATCCAAAAAGCTGAACTTAATGGCGTCCCTTATAATAACTGTTTTATAGATCACAATGAAATTATGCGAGGCGGAACCTTGGTATTGTTTATGGGGAACGAACCAAATAAACAATGGGGACTCAGTAAAATTGTTGAAAGCAAATAA